From a single Planctellipticum variicoloris genomic region:
- a CDS encoding C45 family autoproteolytic acyltransferase/hydolase produces MSHFLHLFSRIAVQCAFAGSAVCLLAASSHLAAEDKPETIAQGAVAEKSPRPFSLPAEGGSGHRTVVRNGDVAYPLVVVRGTPYQMGKQLGRLLRGEIQQFVPPTVAGLSQQMGVKVETFTEVWGRSAAFSDDRVEQELAGLADGSGVPLATLQAFHAIPLLMPYSCSSIAAWGKATEDGHLYQTRNLDWSLEVGAHEFPVIVVYIPDRGIPHVVPTFAGMIGAHTGMNARGIALSEMGDASGKEAPYQVHAPHFTVFFRTMLYDGDSLSRAVEIFREQPPTKRYHFVFGDGQQDLGAVKVRAHAPEGVDKWLQIWKDNDPADEFAPQVLSCVVYNDEGRGAFPTLQGQHGKLTGEKLVELANRIPIKGGNVENVVYDATALRMWVSYAKGKEEAYLRPYVYVDLKTIDADGDGHPDLKVGAPAGTVTR; encoded by the coding sequence ATGTCCCACTTCCTGCATCTGTTCTCCCGAATTGCCGTTCAATGCGCTTTCGCCGGTTCAGCGGTCTGCCTGCTGGCTGCGTCCTCGCACCTGGCGGCGGAAGATAAGCCCGAGACGATTGCCCAGGGGGCGGTCGCCGAGAAGTCGCCCCGGCCGTTTTCGCTGCCGGCGGAGGGAGGCAGCGGTCATCGGACGGTGGTTCGCAATGGCGACGTCGCGTACCCGCTGGTTGTTGTCAGAGGGACGCCGTACCAGATGGGGAAGCAGCTCGGGAGGCTGCTGCGGGGGGAGATCCAGCAGTTTGTGCCGCCGACCGTGGCCGGGTTGAGCCAGCAGATGGGGGTGAAGGTCGAGACTTTCACCGAGGTGTGGGGGCGATCGGCGGCGTTTTCCGACGACCGGGTCGAGCAGGAGCTGGCGGGGCTGGCGGATGGTTCGGGGGTGCCGCTGGCGACGCTGCAGGCGTTCCACGCGATTCCGCTGCTGATGCCATATTCGTGCAGCAGCATTGCGGCGTGGGGGAAGGCGACGGAGGACGGGCATCTGTATCAGACTCGCAATCTGGACTGGAGTCTGGAAGTCGGTGCTCACGAGTTTCCAGTGATCGTGGTCTACATCCCCGACCGGGGAATTCCGCACGTGGTGCCAACGTTTGCCGGGATGATCGGCGCGCATACGGGGATGAACGCCCGCGGGATTGCGCTGTCGGAAATGGGAGACGCGTCGGGGAAGGAAGCGCCGTACCAGGTCCATGCGCCGCACTTCACGGTTTTCTTCCGGACAATGCTGTATGACGGGGACTCCTTGAGCCGGGCGGTGGAGATCTTTCGCGAGCAGCCGCCGACGAAGCGGTATCACTTTGTGTTTGGAGACGGCCAGCAGGATTTGGGGGCGGTCAAGGTGCGGGCGCATGCGCCGGAGGGGGTCGACAAGTGGCTGCAGATCTGGAAGGACAATGATCCCGCGGACGAGTTTGCACCGCAGGTTCTCTCGTGCGTGGTCTACAACGATGAGGGCCGGGGGGCGTTTCCGACGTTGCAGGGCCAGCACGGGAAACTGACCGGCGAGAAGCTGGTGGAACTGGCGAACCGGATTCCCATCAAGGGGGGGAACGTGGAGAACGTGGTCTACGATGCGACCGCTCTGCGGATGTGGGTTTCGTATGCGAAGGGGAAGGAAGAGGCGTACTTGCGGCCGTATGTCTATGTGGACCTCAAGACGATCGACGCGGACGGCGATGGTCACCCGGATTTGAAGGTCGGGGCGCCGGCGGGAACGGTCACTCGCTGA
- a CDS encoding PVC-type heme-binding CxxCH protein, translated as MTLRQLALAAGACLLLALKSSAAAEIPTPQDAPKPLSPAESAKQFHLPDGFRLDLIAAEPLIHEPSGVCWDERGRLFVCELHGYNLEGQFDIEELNKTGELDRVVRRVQADEHAKAAAAKETYGTVKLLTDTDGDGQMDHAEIWADRLPPCYGLCPARGGVIVACAPDIVYLADRDGDGKADFRETLFTGFAVGMLERGLNCPQWGPDNWIYVGGGQGGGTITGPHLPAPVQLPTTDFRFKADGSAIEPVTGKTHTLGTTFTESGDRFVISTNTPGIQVAPIPWRYLARNPDYAARDLTVNAAADNRVYPTSRPHPWRTRRAEDPGFAKYYTDRYGIAESAPNGYFTSACSPLVYQDIALPGLAGQVLACEPAQNLIHRAVITRDGPRLHLTRPAGEEQSEFLSSSDIWFHPISLAIAPDGSVLITDFYREIIEDYSAIPRYLQQQYGLMHGKDHGRLWRLTHRDAPAAAPADMSRLTTAQLADEVASPRFWRRTTARRLLVERQADDIAPSLVKLASTTEQPAAALNALYTLDGLNRLSSDVVLSALTSNHSAVRVHALRFAERCLGSEPRVLDSVLGLSGDPDATVILQLVLTLGESSDPRVLPTLVRLARQHGNLPWFEPALLSSLSGRSGPSLQLLLREPGQLEHAARLVAPVSAAIASRKDAAELSAALLALASVDVPTIQLAGLQGIRSRFKTVTALNLTDDARLAMKKLAAGPNDDLRTAARDLIAILKLESPAERSARIARATAALGNLELPAMQRVAAAEELSAENDAAITALLINQVPASTPQVREAILTGLFSRTDRLPVLVTALEEKKLPASALSGLQRVALTEHADSSLRTRAIKVLESTSPVDDALFDRYAAALKGKRSLARGEAVFREKCGICHQAHGLGVAVGPDLSAEFQRAEETLLQDILLPSRSITAGYPTYVVITRDGLSLTGVLATDSAGGITLKQPQGKTQTVLTKDIEELRSSAVSLMPDDLTKTVSPEDVAHVLAWLRAPTSRAVLIDENPAIASSLNEGNGAAVFVAGDAQNGQLALKVTPLQRHSPRIPGWEFRIRENPGPGEYRYLRFAWKSLGSRGVLIELANNGQWPDAGSPRFRYVAGANTTGWQATRVADEAPTTWTVVTRDLWQDFGDCTLTGIAPTTMDGPALFDQIELLQKP; from the coding sequence ATGACTCTTCGACAACTCGCGCTTGCCGCCGGGGCTTGCCTCTTGCTTGCTTTGAAGTCATCCGCTGCCGCCGAAATCCCGACTCCCCAGGACGCCCCGAAACCGCTCTCTCCGGCCGAAAGCGCCAAGCAGTTCCATCTGCCGGATGGCTTTCGCCTGGACCTCATCGCCGCCGAGCCATTGATCCACGAACCCTCGGGCGTCTGCTGGGACGAACGTGGCCGGCTCTTCGTCTGCGAGCTGCACGGCTACAACCTCGAAGGCCAATTCGACATCGAAGAATTGAACAAGACCGGCGAACTCGACCGCGTCGTTCGACGGGTGCAGGCCGATGAACACGCCAAGGCGGCGGCGGCGAAAGAAACTTACGGCACCGTCAAACTGCTGACCGATACCGACGGCGACGGACAGATGGACCACGCCGAGATCTGGGCCGATCGTCTCCCTCCCTGCTATGGCCTCTGCCCGGCCCGCGGCGGCGTGATCGTGGCCTGCGCCCCGGACATCGTGTACCTCGCCGACCGAGACGGCGACGGCAAAGCCGACTTCCGCGAAACCCTCTTCACCGGCTTCGCCGTCGGCATGCTCGAACGGGGACTGAACTGCCCCCAATGGGGCCCCGACAACTGGATCTACGTCGGCGGAGGGCAGGGGGGCGGCACGATCACCGGCCCGCATCTCCCCGCCCCCGTCCAGCTCCCGACCACCGATTTCCGCTTCAAGGCGGACGGCTCCGCCATCGAACCTGTCACCGGCAAGACGCACACCCTCGGCACCACCTTCACCGAATCCGGCGACCGCTTCGTGATCTCGACCAACACCCCCGGCATCCAGGTCGCCCCCATCCCCTGGCGCTACCTGGCCCGCAATCCCGACTACGCCGCCCGCGACCTGACCGTCAACGCCGCGGCGGACAACCGCGTCTATCCCACCAGCCGGCCCCATCCCTGGCGCACCCGCCGGGCGGAAGACCCCGGCTTCGCCAAGTACTACACCGACCGCTACGGCATCGCCGAATCCGCCCCGAACGGTTACTTCACGTCGGCCTGTTCGCCGCTGGTCTACCAGGACATCGCGCTCCCCGGACTCGCCGGACAGGTTCTCGCCTGCGAACCGGCCCAGAACCTGATCCATCGCGCGGTGATCACGCGAGACGGCCCCCGTCTGCATCTGACGCGACCAGCCGGCGAAGAGCAGTCGGAATTCCTCTCGTCGAGCGATATCTGGTTCCACCCGATCTCGCTGGCCATCGCTCCCGATGGCAGCGTGTTGATCACCGACTTCTACCGCGAAATCATCGAAGATTACTCAGCGATCCCCCGTTACCTGCAGCAGCAGTACGGCCTGATGCACGGCAAAGACCACGGTCGCTTGTGGCGACTCACGCATCGCGACGCGCCGGCCGCGGCGCCGGCGGACATGTCGCGACTGACGACCGCGCAACTGGCCGACGAGGTCGCCAGCCCGCGCTTCTGGCGGCGGACCACCGCCCGCCGGCTGCTCGTCGAACGACAAGCCGACGACATCGCCCCATCACTCGTCAAGCTCGCCAGTACCACCGAGCAACCGGCCGCTGCACTGAATGCGCTCTATACCCTCGATGGGCTGAATCGGCTCTCGTCCGACGTCGTCCTTTCTGCCTTGACCTCCAATCATTCCGCGGTCCGCGTCCACGCCTTGCGCTTCGCCGAACGCTGTCTGGGCAGCGAACCGCGAGTCCTCGACAGCGTCCTCGGCCTGTCCGGCGATCCGGACGCCACGGTCATCCTGCAGCTCGTCCTGACGCTCGGCGAATCGTCCGATCCACGCGTGCTGCCGACACTGGTCCGACTGGCCCGCCAGCATGGAAATCTCCCCTGGTTCGAACCGGCGCTCCTCAGTTCCCTGTCCGGCCGTAGCGGACCATCTCTGCAACTGCTGCTGCGGGAGCCGGGCCAATTGGAGCACGCCGCACGCCTGGTCGCGCCGGTCAGTGCCGCCATTGCCTCCCGCAAAGATGCCGCAGAGCTATCGGCCGCACTGCTGGCTCTGGCCAGTGTCGACGTCCCGACGATCCAGCTTGCGGGCTTGCAGGGCATCCGCTCCCGATTCAAAACGGTCACAGCGCTTAACCTGACGGATGATGCACGCCTCGCAATGAAAAAACTCGCCGCCGGCCCCAACGACGACCTCCGCACCGCAGCCCGGGATCTGATCGCCATTCTCAAACTCGAAAGTCCCGCCGAACGATCGGCCCGCATCGCACGCGCCACGGCGGCGCTCGGCAACCTCGAACTCCCGGCCATGCAGCGCGTCGCCGCGGCCGAAGAACTCTCCGCCGAGAATGATGCAGCAATCACCGCTCTGTTGATCAACCAGGTTCCCGCCAGCACGCCCCAGGTCCGCGAGGCCATTCTGACAGGGCTCTTCTCGCGCACCGACCGCCTGCCGGTCCTAGTCACCGCCCTCGAAGAGAAAAAACTTCCGGCATCGGCCCTGTCGGGACTGCAGCGGGTCGCCTTGACCGAACACGCCGACTCCAGCCTGCGCACCCGCGCGATCAAAGTCCTTGAGTCCACATCTCCGGTCGACGACGCATTGTTCGACCGCTACGCCGCCGCCCTCAAGGGGAAACGCTCCCTCGCCCGCGGCGAAGCGGTGTTCCGCGAGAAGTGCGGCATCTGCCACCAGGCCCACGGCCTCGGCGTCGCCGTCGGTCCCGATCTGAGCGCCGAATTCCAGCGGGCCGAGGAAACCCTGCTCCAGGATATTCTGCTCCCCAGCCGCTCGATCACCGCCGGCTACCCGACCTACGTCGTGATCACCAGAGACGGACTCTCGCTGACCGGTGTCCTCGCCACCGATTCCGCGGGCGGCATCACGCTCAAACAGCCGCAGGGGAAAACGCAGACCGTCCTCACCAAAGACATCGAAGAACTCCGTTCCAGCGCCGTCTCGCTGATGCCCGATGATCTGACGAAGACGGTCTCCCCGGAAGACGTCGCCCACGTCCTGGCCTGGCTCCGCGCCCCGACCAGCCGGGCCGTCCTCATCGACGAGAACCCCGCTATCGCATCGTCGCTCAACGAAGGGAACGGCGCCGCAGTCTTCGTCGCCGGCGATGCTCAAAACGGCCAGCTCGCCCTGAAAGTCACGCCCCTCCAGCGGCACTCTCCGCGGATTCCCGGCTGGGAGTTCCGCATCCGCGAGAACCCCGGCCCCGGCGAGTACCGCTACCTCCGCTTCGCCTGGAAATCCCTCGGCAGCCGCGGCGTCCTGATCGAACTCGCCAACAACGGCCAATGGCCCGACGCCGGCTCGCCCAGGTTCCGCTACGTCGCCGGCGCCAACACGACCGGCTGGCAGGCCACCCGCGTCGCCGACGAGGCCCCGACCACCTGGACCGTCGTCACCCGCGACCTCTGGCAGGACTTCGGCGACTGCACGCTCACGGGCATCGCCCCCACCACAATGGACGGCCCCGCGTTGTTCGATCAGATTGAGCTGCTGCAGAAGCCATAA
- a CDS encoding ankyrin repeat domain-containing protein, which translates to MTSKAIDGFIARIIAGDSSVVADLLNIGIDLDTVGSNGRSPLSTAASEGFVEIVRSLLGSGASVNAAGEYGLTALHEAATNGHVQVALALLGNGATVDATTVWGSTPLMCAAALGQIDVARVLLEHGADITLKDKRGGTALDIACEKGEDEMAAFLEAAAGHRT; encoded by the coding sequence ATGACAAGTAAAGCGATCGACGGATTTATTGCACGCATTATTGCTGGCGACAGTTCGGTCGTTGCCGACTTGCTGAATATCGGAATTGATCTGGATACTGTCGGATCAAACGGGCGTAGTCCTCTGTCGACGGCAGCAAGTGAAGGCTTTGTTGAAATTGTGCGATCGTTACTGGGGAGTGGTGCATCGGTTAACGCAGCCGGGGAATACGGACTAACAGCTCTCCACGAAGCAGCAACGAATGGACACGTTCAAGTGGCTCTCGCTTTACTCGGTAACGGTGCGACAGTTGATGCAACGACGGTTTGGGGATCAACTCCGCTCATGTGTGCTGCAGCGCTCGGGCAGATCGATGTGGCCCGAGTTCTGTTGGAACATGGTGCGGACATCACTCTCAAAGACAAGAGAGGCGGAACTGCCTTGGACATTGCATGCGAGAAGGGTGAGGATGAGATGGCCGCATTCTTGGAGGCCGCTGCAGGACATCGTACGTAG
- a CDS encoding SDR family NAD(P)-dependent oxidoreductase, with amino-acid sequence MQLQHKTAIITGGGTGVGRATALALGRLGCHVAIVYSRSKAEAEETAREVTLLGVKAIALQADVADDAAVRQMVSTVAAAFGRIDVLVNCAGTTEFIPFPHLDKVTDDVWQRLFQVNVVGAFHCARAVRESMLAAGGGAIVNVSSVAAQLGQGSSIPYCCSKAALDSLTVSLARTFAPQIRVNGVAPGFITGRWLEGGLGANYERTRDAFAGSLPLGRVCDPEDIAEGILSLLTGSDLVTGQTLAIDAGMLIAGFQARIV; translated from the coding sequence ATGCAACTCCAGCACAAAACCGCCATCATCACCGGCGGAGGAACCGGCGTCGGCCGGGCCACCGCGCTCGCCCTCGGCCGCCTCGGCTGTCACGTCGCCATCGTCTATTCCCGCTCGAAAGCCGAAGCCGAAGAGACCGCCCGCGAAGTCACGCTGCTCGGCGTGAAGGCGATCGCCCTCCAGGCCGACGTCGCCGATGACGCGGCCGTCCGCCAGATGGTCTCGACTGTCGCCGCCGCGTTCGGCCGGATCGACGTCCTCGTGAACTGCGCCGGGACGACGGAATTCATTCCGTTCCCCCATCTCGACAAGGTCACCGACGACGTCTGGCAGCGGCTGTTCCAGGTCAATGTCGTCGGCGCGTTTCACTGCGCCCGGGCCGTCCGCGAATCGATGCTGGCGGCCGGCGGCGGTGCAATCGTCAACGTCTCCAGCGTCGCCGCTCAACTGGGGCAGGGGAGCTCCATCCCCTACTGCTGCTCGAAAGCCGCCCTCGACAGCCTCACCGTCTCGCTGGCCCGCACCTTCGCCCCGCAGATCCGCGTCAACGGCGTCGCCCCCGGCTTCATCACCGGCCGCTGGCTGGAAGGGGGCCTCGGGGCCAATTACGAACGAACCCGCGACGCATTCGCCGGCTCACTCCCCCTGGGCCGGGTCTGCGATCCGGAGGACATCGCCGAGGGCATCCTGAGCCTGCTGACCGGCAGCGATCTCGTCACGGGGCAGACGCTGGCCATCGACGCCGGCATGCTGATCGCCGGATTTCAGGCGAGGATTGTGTGA
- a CDS encoding DUF885 domain-containing protein, translating into MRHFGLGLLFVCCQAALLLGEDSAVLDRWSKLAARYIDESPSLSPVGATGLGDHRFDSELDDVSAVGRERQREFSQRYLAELKAIDRSQLSRESQVDYQMLKDSLESDLWRLDRLQEWAWNPIGYTQLTGGSIYSLMARDFAPVERRLVSVADRLEKLPTLFNQIRGALVPARVPKVHAETASKQNRGLLSILDNMVRPELGKLAAAERGRLEAAMKLATDEVEKHQTWLEQELIPHAGGEFRLGLQLYEEKLAHVLGAALTRQQVRERAEFELKRVRAEMYAIARKVQRKADPAADLPLEPTEEQQQTVIVAALERAAAAVPPRDGVVEAAQKSLALTTDFVRRKDLVTIPDDPLEIIVMPEFQRGVSVAYCDSPGPLEVGQKTFYAVAPLPADWTDEQCTSFLREYNLRSIHNLTVHEAMPGHFLQLAHANRNPSRLRALLGSGVFIEGWACYTEQMVSEEGFLADDPLMRLVTLKWYLRTIANALLDQGVHVDGMKREAAMHLMTHDTFQEEREAAGKWTRSQLTSAQLATYFVGFQEHRDLRDAAKAKWGAEFSLKRYHDRVIDAGSPSVKFVKALLLGEMVPE; encoded by the coding sequence ATGCGCCACTTTGGACTGGGATTGCTCTTTGTCTGTTGCCAGGCCGCACTGCTGCTTGGAGAGGACTCTGCCGTGCTCGATCGCTGGTCCAAGTTGGCCGCCCGCTACATCGACGAGTCCCCTTCCCTTTCGCCGGTCGGCGCCACCGGACTGGGGGATCATCGCTTTGACAGCGAACTGGATGACGTCTCGGCGGTCGGCCGCGAGCGGCAGCGCGAGTTCAGCCAGCGATATCTCGCCGAACTGAAAGCGATCGACAGAAGCCAGCTTTCGCGCGAATCGCAAGTCGATTATCAGATGCTGAAGGATTCGCTGGAAAGTGATCTTTGGCGACTGGACCGGCTGCAGGAATGGGCCTGGAATCCGATCGGCTATACGCAGCTCACAGGCGGTTCCATCTACTCCCTGATGGCTCGCGACTTTGCGCCGGTGGAGCGCCGGCTGGTTTCGGTCGCCGACCGGCTGGAGAAGCTGCCGACGCTGTTTAATCAGATTCGCGGGGCGCTGGTTCCCGCCCGGGTCCCGAAAGTGCATGCGGAGACGGCCAGCAAGCAGAATCGCGGTCTCCTGAGCATTCTCGACAACATGGTCCGCCCGGAACTGGGGAAGCTGGCCGCCGCGGAGCGCGGCCGACTGGAAGCGGCGATGAAGCTGGCGACCGACGAAGTCGAAAAGCACCAGACGTGGCTGGAGCAGGAACTGATTCCGCACGCGGGGGGCGAGTTCCGGCTGGGCCTGCAGCTCTACGAGGAAAAACTGGCGCATGTCCTCGGGGCGGCGCTGACGCGGCAGCAGGTCCGCGAGCGGGCGGAGTTTGAACTGAAACGCGTCCGTGCGGAAATGTATGCCATTGCCCGCAAGGTACAGCGCAAGGCCGATCCCGCTGCGGATCTGCCCCTGGAACCGACGGAAGAGCAGCAGCAGACCGTGATCGTGGCAGCGCTGGAGCGGGCTGCTGCGGCGGTTCCGCCGCGGGACGGCGTGGTCGAGGCCGCGCAGAAGTCCCTGGCGCTGACGACCGACTTCGTCCGCCGGAAGGACCTGGTGACGATTCCCGACGATCCGCTGGAGATCATCGTGATGCCGGAGTTTCAGCGCGGCGTCTCGGTCGCCTATTGCGATTCGCCGGGACCGCTGGAAGTCGGGCAGAAGACGTTCTACGCCGTCGCGCCATTGCCGGCCGACTGGACCGACGAGCAATGCACCTCGTTCCTGCGGGAATACAACTTGCGGTCGATCCACAATCTGACCGTGCATGAAGCGATGCCGGGGCACTTCCTGCAGCTTGCCCATGCCAATCGCAATCCGAGCCGGCTGCGGGCGCTGCTGGGCTCGGGAGTGTTCATCGAAGGCTGGGCCTGTTACACGGAGCAGATGGTTTCGGAAGAGGGATTTCTGGCGGACGATCCGCTGATGCGGCTGGTCACGCTGAAGTGGTACCTGCGGACGATCGCCAACGCCCTGCTGGACCAGGGAGTCCACGTGGACGGGATGAAACGGGAGGCAGCGATGCACCTGATGACGCACGACACGTTTCAGGAAGAGCGCGAGGCGGCGGGGAAATGGACCCGGTCCCAGCTCACCAGCGCCCAACTTGCGACGTATTTCGTGGGCTTTCAGGAGCACCGCGATCTGCGGGACGCAGCGAAAGCGAAGTGGGGAGCTGAGTTTTCGTTGAAGCGGTACCACGACCGCGTGATCGATGCGGGGTCGCCGTCGGTGAAGTTTGTGAAGGCGCTGCTGCTGGGAGAGATGGTGCCGGAGTGA
- a CDS encoding PQQ-binding-like beta-propeller repeat protein, translating into MRAFAWALAACFCSLSAAGADDNWNQFRGPRGDGTSTVKGLPVEFSEGSKEIVWKTPLPGRAWSSPVVWGNQIWVTNAPELHNLAEGETKLDKPLELSAVCFDVETGKILHDIVLFKVDKPQFTHLTNSYGSPTPYIEEGRVYIHFGAYGTACLDPKTGRPLWERTDLECDHFRGPGSSPVVYGNLLYLTFDGFDQQYIIALNKATGETVWRRDRDVDFGTTDGDAKKAYSTPLLIHVGGRELLISPFASHTIAYNPQTGEPIWTVKHGGMNAAGRPLYGHGLVYINTADGPNPLVAVAADGTGDITDKIAWRSTKSVPKRPSSLLLGDLLFMMNDGGVASCLEAKTGKELWTKRLPGEYWASPLYADGLIYCCSQKGEIPVFKAAREFELVAENKLDDGFLASPAVAGKALILRSKTHLYRIEKP; encoded by the coding sequence ATGCGTGCGTTTGCCTGGGCACTGGCGGCCTGTTTCTGCTCCCTGTCGGCGGCCGGGGCCGATGACAACTGGAACCAGTTCCGCGGTCCCCGCGGCGATGGCACGTCGACCGTGAAGGGGCTGCCGGTCGAATTCTCCGAAGGCTCGAAGGAGATTGTCTGGAAGACGCCCCTTCCCGGCCGCGCCTGGTCCTCGCCCGTCGTCTGGGGGAACCAGATCTGGGTCACCAACGCCCCGGAGTTGCATAACCTGGCCGAGGGGGAAACGAAGCTGGACAAGCCGCTGGAGCTCTCGGCGGTCTGCTTCGACGTCGAAACCGGCAAGATTCTGCACGACATCGTGCTGTTCAAGGTCGATAAGCCGCAGTTCACGCATCTCACCAACAGCTACGGGTCGCCCACTCCCTACATCGAAGAGGGACGCGTCTACATCCACTTCGGCGCGTATGGGACCGCCTGTCTCGATCCGAAAACGGGTCGTCCGCTCTGGGAGCGAACCGATCTGGAGTGCGATCACTTTCGCGGCCCCGGGTCTTCGCCGGTGGTTTACGGCAACCTGCTCTATCTGACGTTCGACGGGTTCGATCAGCAGTACATCATCGCGCTCAACAAAGCGACCGGCGAAACTGTCTGGCGGCGCGATCGCGACGTCGACTTCGGCACGACCGACGGCGATGCCAAGAAAGCCTACTCGACCCCGCTGCTGATCCACGTAGGGGGCCGCGAGCTGCTGATCAGCCCGTTCGCCTCCCACACCATCGCCTACAACCCTCAGACGGGGGAACCCATCTGGACCGTCAAGCATGGCGGAATGAACGCGGCGGGCCGGCCGTTGTATGGCCACGGGCTGGTCTACATCAACACGGCGGACGGACCAAATCCTCTCGTCGCGGTCGCGGCCGATGGGACGGGAGATATCACGGACAAAATCGCCTGGCGCTCGACGAAGTCCGTTCCGAAACGACCATCGTCGCTCCTCCTGGGAGACCTGCTCTTCATGATGAATGACGGCGGCGTGGCGTCGTGCCTCGAAGCCAAGACTGGCAAGGAGCTCTGGACGAAGCGTCTGCCAGGCGAGTACTGGGCTTCGCCGTTGTACGCAGACGGCCTGATTTACTGCTGCTCGCAGAAGGGCGAGATTCCCGTGTTCAAAGCGGCCCGCGAATTCGAGCTGGTCGCCGAGAACAAGCTCGACGACGGTTTCCTGGCTTCACCCGCGGTGGCGGGGAAAGCGCTGATCCTCCGTTCGAAGACCCATCTGTATCGCATCGAGAAGCCGTAG